A window of Plasmodium malariae genome assembly, chromosome: 5 contains these coding sequences:
- the PmUG01_05023100 gene encoding conserved Plasmodium protein, unknown function, translating into MEVLHNMQSMDKRVMEIKNFRKLLYQKQKLNIDLKEDVQNYMHMLANLHSLNKNKKNNNSKTFGDSGNFRSCANKKGRRRRSRNSVSSNMSRGRRSNGHDHSGNNNNNNYNNNNNYNNYNNNNNNNNNNNNNNNNNNNNNNNKDNNNDDPSDNNNDDDYNQSDSDNEDKKNMDSDNNEEYNDKNKKKKKGKGKENGNGRKNEDEENDGIFVDEDDDEMQRGGDNVQLEGSSNISSRQMTLRKDREMNYNGTSSSSSNNNNYSNNDVLLSEENNEDANAINENASSVMEYPCDDSHIKACLYDNNTGLMKMTEDHARKIGKKIVSNPFTASSCEDAKEDEQSFASDVNNNNNKTDDINKCIERQHTKVKLNNVLKELKFKSAHNIEYAYTDNSEEHNMSERNVNDNLDDMDTYRKNSQMVDDYDPNKYTNFVRHYVTNVGSIDKAMAKYNLYNSNSQLHSFGLNHMYNNNEGNSSFGMVSSEFNRSISSLNNENLKKGDCDFSNYMTCSGKNNIKKCFQKNINCIEKPLKQIKKYVPVHMGYYEKINYSKAFQPLKNYDCSRAKEYIQNYNCFQNAQQFISKNSLENGVDIVRKHVNLENMKKHVNLENVKKRINIKTVKEHINFESFKEHINFENISKNVQCFDENYERWEDAYKNYVYKYVEDVKQTIFDKGNYYTQNANCNYDLISNDFVKIAANNIKNLNNAYVNNKSKFNLDNHKKYIVFNHKKYAKFFKACYKKRVNSVKKRIEVNKEFLNKYFNACTIDCNNRPMELNNMSKNSSLFDYGNIEANSIERESSLNNITDMRQQTSLLKGLNSSDVARMHSNTSEQLKNEDNGGEGQQETGEGVEGVEAVEVELEDEDNDEYANSDNDFDCNSQIDMSCFSRKNENNKLEYMKAVLPNSGGVESEIIYDQEKKIYFDLNDNVYIHYKDNLYFNAKDRLFYEIEYADAITYENIKNGLIKFGKFLITEKYAPCKIIMKICTHVNEFMYNFLQVNDYKMFYGDKENLVEIIIK; encoded by the coding sequence atggaGGTGTTACATAATATGCAGAGTATGGATAAAAGGGttatggaaataaaaaatttccgAAAATTGCTATATCAGAAACAGAAATTAAATATAGACTTAAAAGAAGATGTACAAAATTACATGCACATGCTAGCTAATTTGCACTCTCTGaacaagaataaaaaaaataataattcaaaaacTTTTGGTGACTCGGGCAATTTTAGAAGTTGtgctaataaaaaaggaagaagaagaagatcAAGAAACAGCGTTTCGTCGAATATGAGCAGAGGTAGAAGGAGCAACGGACATGACCATAGCggtaacaataacaacaataactataataacaacaataactataataactacaataacaacaataataataataataataataataacaataacaataacaataacaataacaataacaataaggATAATAATAACGATGACCCGAGCGACAACAACAATGATGACGACTACAACCAATCTGACAGTGATAACGAggataagaaaaatatggaCTCCGATAATAATGAGgaatataatgataaaaataagaagaaaaagaaaggaaaggGAAAGGAAAATGGAAATGGacgaaaaaatgaagatgaGGAAAACGATGGGATATTTGTCGACGAAGACGATGATGAAATGCAGAGAGGAGGAGATAATGTACAACTGGAGGGAAGCAGCAATATAAGTTCACGCCAAATGACGCTAAGAAAAGATAGAGAAATGAATTATAACGGCACtagcagtagtagcagcAACAATAACAACTACAGTAACAATGATGTGCTTCTCTCTGAGGAAAACAACGAAGATGCGAACGCAATTAACGAAAATGCATCGTCTGTTATGGAATACCCCTGCGATGATTCACATATTAAAGCCTGTTTATATGATAACAACACAGGTTTAATGAAAATGACAGAGGACCATGCACGCAAAATAgggaaaaaaattgtaagtAATCCATTTACTGCTAGCAGTTGTGAAGATGCAAAAGAGGATGAACAATCCTTTGCTTCtgatgttaataataataataataaaacggATGATATTAACAAATGCATCGAAAGACAACATACAAAAGTAAAACTAAACaatgttttaaaagaattaaaattcAAAAGTGCACACAATATagaatatgcatatacagaTAATTCTGAAGAACATAATATGTCCGAAAGAAATGTAAATGATAATTTAGATGATATGGATACGTACAGAAAAAATTCTCAGATGGTTGATGATTATGATCCTAACAAATATACCAATTTTGTTAGACATTATGTAACAAATGTTGGAAGTATTGACAAAGCTATGGCAAAATATAATCTATACAACTCAAATTCTCAGTTACATTCCTTTGGATTAAatcatatgtataataataatgaaggAAATTCATCCTTTGGAATGGTATCATCAGAATTTAATAGATCTATATCttctttaaataatgaaaatttaaaaaaaggagacTGCGATTTTTCAAATTACATGACTTGTTcaggtaaaaataatataaaaaaatgttttcaaaaaaatattaattgtaTTGAAAAGCctttaaaacaaataaaaaagtatgttCCAGTTCATATGggatattatgaaaaaattaattattctaaAGCTTTCCAGCCGCTTAAGAACTATGATTGTTCACGTGCAAAGGAGTATATCCAAAATTATAACTGCTTCCAAAATGCGCAGCAATTTATTTCGAAAAATTCTCTGGAAAATGGTGTGGACATTGTGAGAAAGCACGTAAACTTggaaaatatgaagaaacaTGTTAACTTGGAAAATGTTAAGAagagaataaatataaaaactgtAAAGGAACACATAAATTTCGAAAGTTTTAaagaacatataaattttgaaaatatttcaaagaATGTTCAATGCTTTGATGAAAATTACGAAAGATGGGAAGACgcgtataaaaattatgtgtaCAAATATGTGGAAGATGTGAAACAAACAATTTTTGATAAGGGAAATTATTATACACAAAATGCTAATTGTAATTACGATTTGATAAGCAAcgattttgttaaaattgctgcaaataatataaaaaatttaaataatgcttatgtaaataataaatctaAATTTAACCTTGATAAtcataagaaatatatagtatttaatcataaaaaatatgccaaattttttaaagcatGTTACAAAAAAAGAGTCAACTctgttaaaaaaagaatagaaGTAAATAAAGAATTCCTTAACAAGTATTTTAATGCATGCACAATTGATTGTAATAATAGACCAATGGAGTTAAATAATATGTCCAAAAATTCTTCTCTTTTTGATTATGGAAATATTGAAGCAAATTCGATAGAAAGGGAAagttctttaaataatattacggATATGAGACAACAAACTTCTTTACTCAAAGGATTGAACTCTTCCGATGTTGCAAGAATGCATAGTAACACCTCAGAACagttaaaaaatgaagacaATGGGGGGGAGGGACAGCAGGAAACGGGAGAAGGAGTAGAAGGAGTAGAAGCTGTAGAAGTAGAACTAGAAGACGAAGACAACGACGAGTATGCAAATTCTGATAATGATTTTGATTGCAATTCTCAAATAGACATGTCCTGTTTTAgcagaaaaaatgaaaataataaactagAATATATGAAGGCTGTTTTACCTAACAGCGGAGGGGTGGAAagtgaaattatttatgatcaggaaaaaaaaatatattttgacttaaatgataatgtatatattcattataaagataatttatattttaatgctAAAGATAGactattttatgaaattgAATATGCTGATGCTATAAcctatgaaaatattaaaaatgggttgataaaatttggaaaatttttaattacgGAAAAATATGCTCCttgcaaaattattatgaagaTCTGCACACACGTTAATGAGTTTATGTACAACTTCTTACAAGTAAACgattataaaatgttttatggGGACAAGGAAAATTTAGTAGAAATTATAATCAAGTGA
- the PmUG01_05023200 gene encoding U5 snrnp-specific protein, putative, whose protein sequence is MAIVKPSAQVLEEVENEVEKRKTGLFFPNMLINSHKGEVYSVNFSSDGKYITSSSFDMTIMIHNVYNECETINVLRGHKNAVLQAKWSKDDSYICSVSADHNACIWDVENETRIKNFKGHTSIVNALDIINYNLFVTCSDDCTLKFWDIRCKKLVHTIKEDFPLLAVCSDKKGEFIYVSSVDNTIKIYDCKNYKLKNTLTGHKNYISGLDINNDETILASISADETICFWDIQPFPCDEQLLFRLNSPKFNIDYNLIKLSFNNDNLLACGSGDNYLYIYDYKQKVLKFTLPGHNSTINDVAFHPLEEIVASCSSDNTIFLGEL, encoded by the coding sequence ATGGCCATCGTAAAACCCAGTGCACAGGTTTTAGAAGAAGTAGAAAATGAAGtggaaaagagaaaaacagGTTTGTTTTTTCCAAATATGCTAATAAATAGTCATAAGGGGGAAGTGTACTCAGTTAATTTTTCGTCCGATGGAAAGTATATAACATCATCAAGTTTTGATATGACCATAATGATTCATAATGTGTATAATGAATGTGAAACTATTAATGTTTTAAGGGGTCATAAAAATGCAGTATTACAAGCGAAATGGAGTAAAGATGATAGTTATATTTGTAGTGTATCTGCTGATCATAATGCTTGTATATGGGATGTTGAAAATGAaacaagaataaaaaattttaaaggtCATACAAGTATAGTTAATGCACTggatataattaattataatttatttgttactTGTAGTGATGATtgtacattaaaattttggGATATAAgatgtaaaaaattagtcCATACTATTAAAGAAGATTTTCCTTTATTGGCTGTTTGTTCAgataaaaaaggagaatttatttatgtaagtTCAGTTGataatacaattaaaatttatgactgtaaaaattataaattaaaaaatacctTAACAggtcataaaaattatataagtgGATTAGACataaataatgatgaaaCTATATTAGCTTCAATTAGTGCAGATGAAACGATTTGTTTTTGGGATATACAGCCTTTCCCTTGTGATGAACAATTACTTTTTCGATTAAATTCTCCAAAATTTAATATCGactataatttaattaaattatcttttaataatgataatttattGGCTTGTGGAAGTGgagataattatttatatatttatgattatAAGCAGAAGGTTTTAAAATTTACCTTGCCAGGTCATAACAGTACTATAAACGATGTCGCCTTTCACCCATTAGAAGAAATCGTTGCTTCGTGTTCGTCGGATAATACCATTTTTCTGGGCGAGTTGTAG